A region of Melitaea cinxia chromosome 15, ilMelCinx1.1, whole genome shotgun sequence DNA encodes the following proteins:
- the LOC123660678 gene encoding protein split ends-like, with translation MLVQLENEHCMLLALPCGRDHMDVLQQSTNLTAGFITYLQRKQAAGIVNVAPSPGHQQSLYTVHIFPSCDFANENLNRIAPDLMHRVANIAHLLIVIATAIG, from the exons ATGTTGGTGCAGCTGGAGAACGAGCACTGCATGCTGCTGGCGCTGCCGTGCGGCCGCGACCACATGGACGTGCTGCAGCAGTCCACCAACCTCACGGCCGGCTTCATCACCTACCTGCAGCGCAAGCAGGCCGCCGGCATCGTCAACGTGGCGCCCTCGCCCGGACACCAGCAG TCGCTTTACACGGTTCACATCTTCCCATCGTGCGACTTCGCGAACGAGAACCTGAACCGGATCGCCCCTGATCTCATGCACCGCGTCGCTAACATCGCGCACTTGCTTATTGTCATCGCCACTGCCATCGGCTGA